One region of Natronorubrum aibiense genomic DNA includes:
- a CDS encoding M48 family metallopeptidase — translation MTDFGLKIRMVVVGTILFAFYVGAATVLALMFGVDPLLVLPAGIIILPAFQYKLGKWMALRGAEEMPEDGPYRDVHQMTESLSRDMGVKKPKLMVMDMGVPNAFAVGRKGAGVVCVSTELMQLLDRDELEGVIAHEIAHIKNRDVITMVVGQSIGMMVGYVAYFAVLMGGERNIGTWILAMVASSLANMLVMIFVLAISRYREYVADDDARQYIGSGDPLARALEKISSGAEGRESTVDDSMSALCIFNADKSLMAQLFATHPPTEKRIEKLRS, via the coding sequence ATGACAGATTTCGGACTGAAGATCCGGATGGTCGTCGTCGGCACCATCCTGTTCGCCTTCTACGTCGGGGCAGCGACGGTTCTCGCCCTGATGTTCGGTGTCGACCCGCTCCTGGTACTCCCCGCAGGTATCATCATCCTGCCAGCCTTCCAGTACAAACTCGGCAAGTGGATGGCGCTCAGAGGCGCCGAAGAGATGCCCGAGGACGGTCCGTACCGTGACGTCCACCAGATGACCGAATCGCTCTCCCGCGATATGGGCGTCAAGAAGCCAAAGCTGATGGTGATGGATATGGGCGTCCCCAACGCCTTTGCCGTCGGTCGGAAAGGCGCTGGCGTCGTCTGTGTCTCGACGGAGCTCATGCAACTCCTCGACCGCGACGAACTCGAGGGCGTCATCGCCCACGAGATCGCCCACATCAAAAACCGCGACGTCATCACGATGGTCGTCGGCCAATCCATCGGGATGATGGTCGGCTACGTCGCCTACTTCGCCGTCCTGATGGGCGGCGAGCGAAACATCGGTACCTGGATCCTCGCGATGGTCGCCTCTTCACTGGCGAACATGCTCGTGATGATCTTCGTGCTGGCGATCTCCCGATACCGCGAGTATGTCGCCGACGACGACGCCCGACAGTACATCGGCAGCGGCGACCCCCTCGCTCGCGCCCTCGAGAAAATCTCGAGTGGGGCGGAAGGTCGCGAATCCACCGTCGACGACAGTATGAGCGCGCTATGTATCTTCAACGCCGACAAGAGCCTCATGGCACAGCTGTTTGCGACTCACCCACCGACCGAAAAGCGCATCGAGAAACTCCGCAGCTAA
- a CDS encoding nascent polypeptide-associated complex protein — protein MFGGGGGLNPRKMEQMMKQMGIDVEDIEAEEVIIRTDEYDLVFDDAEVTKMDARGQETYQVIGSPEQVESGAGASAGGDADSGSAIPDEDVELVVTRTGVSEDEAREALEENDGDLAAAVGSLE, from the coding sequence ATGTTTGGAGGAGGCGGCGGACTGAACCCGCGCAAGATGGAACAGATGATGAAACAGATGGGGATCGATGTCGAGGACATCGAGGCCGAAGAGGTCATCATCCGAACCGACGAGTACGACCTCGTCTTCGACGACGCCGAAGTCACGAAGATGGACGCCCGCGGGCAGGAGACCTATCAGGTCATCGGCTCACCGGAACAGGTCGAATCCGGAGCCGGTGCCAGCGCCGGCGGCGACGCGGATTCCGGCAGCGCGATCCCGGACGAGGACGTCGAACTCGTCGTGACTCGAACCGGCGTTAGCGAGGACGAAGCTCGCGAAGCGCTCGAGGAGAACGACGGCGATCTGGCCGCAGCAGTCGGCTCCCTCGAGTGA
- the ppsA gene encoding phosphoenolpyruvate synthase gives MAVLWLDEISAGDLEKVGGKGASLGELTGAGLPVPPGFVVTAGTYRSFIEEAEIDDELFDAVDVDVDDSSALAEAADRAQELILETPFPDELREEILESYAEIGDGEAFVAVRSSATAEDLPDASFAGQQDTYLNVTEENLLNRVRECWASLFTQRAIYYRQEQGFDHSVVNIAVVVQQMVDAEKSGVMFTSHPSTGDPTMIIEAAWGLGEAVVSGAVSPDNYIISREDGDVDVTVAEKKVMHEKDEETGQTVEREVPEDKRTERVLSEDEIEQLVELGERVENHYDQPQDVEWAIVEGEVFMLQSRPITTIDESSGEAAATGATIDVSESVTDGSGSAQAQAARGDKPSSDSASGEVLVDGLGSSPGTVSGAAQIVRKLDDLEKVGEGDIIVTEMTMPDMVPAMKRAAGIITDEGGMTSHAAIVSRELGVPAIVGTTNATTVLEDGQIVTLDGDKGAVLDGETVEPEEETEPVEEVRPQAPVKPMTATEVKVNVSIPEAAERAAATGADGVGLLRTEHMILSLNQTPEKFIEENGEDAYIKELIEGIRGVADEFYPRPVRVRTLDAPTDEFRQLEGGSDEPKEHNPMLGYRGIRRSLDRPDVFAHELEAFRRLYEMGYDNVEIMLPLVNDAEDVYRAKALMKDAGIDPEKRKWGAMIETPAAALSVEEMAEAGIDFASFGTNDLTQYTLAVDRNNENVADRFDELHPSVLRLIGDVIETCREHDVATSICGQAGSKPEMVQFLVNEGVSSISANIDAVRDVQHEVKRTEQKLVLDSVR, from the coding sequence ATGGCTGTACTCTGGCTGGACGAGATCAGTGCCGGCGACTTGGAGAAAGTCGGCGGCAAAGGCGCCTCCCTGGGCGAACTCACGGGTGCTGGGCTGCCCGTGCCACCAGGATTCGTAGTAACTGCCGGGACCTATCGATCGTTTATCGAAGAGGCCGAAATCGACGACGAACTGTTCGACGCCGTCGACGTCGATGTCGACGACTCGAGTGCGCTCGCCGAGGCGGCCGATCGTGCACAGGAACTCATTCTCGAGACACCGTTCCCCGACGAGCTGCGCGAGGAAATCCTCGAATCCTACGCCGAGATCGGCGACGGCGAGGCGTTCGTCGCCGTTCGATCCTCGGCGACGGCCGAGGACCTCCCCGACGCATCGTTCGCCGGACAACAGGATACGTACCTCAACGTCACCGAGGAGAACCTGCTCAACCGCGTTCGAGAGTGTTGGGCCTCGCTGTTCACCCAGCGGGCGATCTACTATCGACAGGAACAGGGCTTCGACCACTCGGTGGTCAACATCGCGGTCGTCGTCCAGCAGATGGTCGACGCCGAGAAGTCGGGCGTGATGTTCACGAGCCACCCCTCGACCGGTGATCCAACGATGATCATCGAGGCCGCGTGGGGACTCGGCGAAGCCGTCGTCTCCGGTGCCGTCTCGCCGGACAACTACATCATCTCCCGCGAGGACGGCGACGTCGACGTCACCGTCGCCGAGAAGAAGGTGATGCACGAAAAAGACGAGGAGACTGGACAGACCGTCGAGCGCGAGGTTCCCGAAGACAAACGAACCGAACGCGTCCTCAGCGAGGACGAGATCGAACAACTCGTCGAACTCGGCGAACGCGTCGAGAACCACTACGACCAACCCCAGGACGTCGAGTGGGCGATCGTCGAGGGCGAGGTCTTCATGCTCCAGTCCCGTCCGATCACGACGATCGACGAGAGCAGCGGCGAGGCGGCTGCAACCGGCGCGACGATCGACGTCTCCGAAAGCGTTACTGACGGCAGCGGGAGTGCACAGGCTCAGGCCGCCCGTGGCGACAAACCTTCGAGCGATAGTGCCTCCGGCGAAGTCCTCGTCGACGGCCTCGGCTCGAGTCCGGGGACCGTCAGCGGGGCAGCCCAAATCGTCAGAAAGCTCGACGACTTAGAGAAGGTCGGCGAGGGCGACATAATCGTCACCGAGATGACGATGCCCGACATGGTTCCGGCGATGAAACGAGCCGCGGGGATCATCACCGACGAGGGTGGGATGACCAGCCACGCCGCGATCGTCTCCCGCGAACTGGGCGTGCCGGCCATCGTCGGCACGACCAACGCAACGACGGTCTTAGAAGACGGACAGATCGTCACGCTCGACGGCGACAAAGGCGCGGTGCTCGATGGTGAGACGGTCGAACCCGAAGAGGAAACCGAACCTGTCGAGGAGGTTCGCCCGCAGGCCCCAGTCAAGCCGATGACCGCGACCGAGGTCAAAGTAAACGTCTCGATCCCCGAGGCTGCAGAGCGTGCGGCCGCGACGGGCGCCGACGGCGTTGGCCTCCTGCGGACTGAGCACATGATTCTCTCGCTGAACCAGACGCCGGAGAAGTTCATCGAGGAAAACGGCGAGGACGCCTACATCAAAGAGCTCATCGAGGGCATCCGTGGCGTCGCCGACGAGTTCTACCCGCGTCCAGTCCGTGTGCGAACGCTCGACGCACCGACCGACGAGTTCCGCCAACTCGAGGGCGGATCGGACGAGCCCAAAGAGCACAACCCAATGCTCGGCTATCGTGGCATCCGCCGCTCGCTCGATCGGCCCGACGTCTTCGCCCACGAACTCGAGGCGTTCCGCCGGCTCTACGAGATGGGCTACGACAACGTCGAGATCATGCTCCCGCTGGTCAACGACGCCGAGGACGTCTACCGCGCGAAAGCGCTCATGAAAGACGCCGGGATCGATCCCGAAAAACGCAAGTGGGGCGCCATGATCGAGACGCCGGCCGCCGCGCTGTCGGTCGAGGAGATGGCCGAGGCGGGCATCGACTTCGCCTCCTTCGGGACGAACGACCTCACCCAGTATACGCTCGCGGTCGACCGGAACAACGAGAACGTCGCCGACCGGTTCGACGAGCTTCACCCATCCGTCCTTCGGCTAATCGGTGACGTCATCGAAACCTGCCGCGAACACGACGTCGCCACGAGCATCTGTGGCCAGGCCGGTTCCAAACCGGAGATGGTGCAGTTCCTCGTGAACGAAGGCGTCAGTTCGATTTCGGCGAACATCGACGCCGTCCGCGACGTCCAACACGAGGTCAAACGGACCGAGCAGAAACTGGTCCTCGACTCGGTCCGCTAA
- a CDS encoding methyltransferase domain-containing protein, producing the protein MSDDSASETTRGSDGDGRVPVLLVRGDREYLVQPGGEQGTDLGVLEVPEDVQPGETIETHLGDEFQVRRLRGPDLFHHFERTGAPMVPRDVGLVIGETGISRGDRVLDTGTGTGVLSASMARAGASVVTYERNPEFAEVARENMALGGVADAVDVRTGDLTEELEELEDESFDVLTLDTGDAPSVVEHAPDLLVDGGFVAVYSPFIESTREVVHAAREAGLSNVRTRETIQREMQFDDRGSRPSTAPVGHTGYLTIARNV; encoded by the coding sequence GTGAGTGACGATTCAGCTTCCGAGACGACCCGCGGGAGCGACGGCGACGGGCGCGTTCCGGTCTTGCTCGTCCGGGGCGACCGCGAGTATCTCGTCCAGCCCGGCGGCGAGCAGGGAACCGACCTCGGCGTGCTCGAGGTTCCCGAGGACGTCCAGCCGGGCGAGACGATCGAGACGCATCTGGGTGACGAATTTCAGGTGCGCCGGCTGCGCGGCCCCGATCTGTTTCACCACTTCGAGCGCACGGGTGCGCCGATGGTGCCCCGCGACGTCGGCCTCGTGATCGGTGAAACGGGGATTTCCCGCGGCGACCGTGTGCTCGACACCGGGACCGGCACGGGCGTGCTCTCGGCGTCGATGGCCCGCGCTGGGGCCTCGGTTGTGACCTACGAACGCAATCCGGAGTTCGCCGAGGTCGCCCGCGAGAACATGGCGCTCGGTGGCGTCGCCGACGCCGTCGACGTCCGCACGGGCGATCTGACTGAGGAACTCGAGGAACTCGAGGACGAGTCGTTCGACGTGCTGACGCTCGATACGGGCGATGCACCGTCGGTCGTCGAACACGCCCCCGACCTGTTGGTCGACGGCGGTTTCGTCGCGGTTTACAGCCCCTTCATCGAGTCGACCCGCGAAGTCGTCCACGCGGCTCGAGAGGCCGGCTTATCGAACGTCCGGACGCGCGAGACGATCCAGCGGGAGATGCAGTTCGACGACCGCGGCTCCCGGCCGTCGACCGCGCCGGTCGGCCACACGGGCTATCTGACGATCGCCCGAAACGTCTGA
- a CDS encoding GYD domain-containing protein has protein sequence MTTYASLVDVDDRTVQNAQELSSIWGEIRTEFEDHEAEIIDSYAILGEHDFLVVFDAADQESAFKSALTLRRHGLSAQTMSLVDTDDFAHLVDDI, from the coding sequence ATGACTACTTACGCATCGCTCGTCGACGTCGACGACCGAACCGTCCAGAATGCCCAAGAACTGTCGTCGATCTGGGGTGAGATCAGAACGGAGTTCGAAGATCACGAGGCCGAGATCATCGACTCGTATGCGATTTTAGGTGAGCATGATTTCCTCGTCGTCTTCGACGCAGCCGACCAGGAGTCGGCGTTCAAATCAGCGCTGACGCTCCGTCGCCACGGGCTGTCGGCACAGACGATGTCGCTCGTTGACACTGACGACTTCGCGCATCTGGTTGACGATATCTGA
- a CDS encoding HD domain-containing protein, whose translation MGDEFDALLELLELKDERRTGWVLRGIESPESVAAHTWGTATLCLFYADRAAVDRDRAVAMALVHDLAEARTGDIPTRAADADDTRSPPSDEKEVLERNAITELLEPFETDEWLTLWEEYEARETPTAQFVKDMDLLDNCLQALKYERESRYDETEPNDAFTEYENLDEFFATAAPRLETSVGNALFEQIKTRYEQEIGRDCKI comes from the coding sequence ATGGGCGACGAATTCGACGCGCTCCTCGAGTTGCTCGAGTTGAAAGACGAACGCCGGACGGGGTGGGTCCTCCGCGGGATCGAATCGCCGGAGTCGGTCGCCGCCCACACGTGGGGGACGGCCACGCTGTGTCTCTTTTACGCTGATCGAGCCGCGGTCGACCGCGACCGAGCCGTTGCGATGGCACTCGTCCACGACCTCGCGGAGGCGCGCACGGGCGATATTCCGACCCGCGCAGCGGATGCCGACGACACCCGGTCCCCCCCGAGCGATGAAAAGGAAGTACTCGAGCGAAACGCCATCACGGAACTGCTCGAGCCGTTCGAGACGGACGAGTGGTTGACGCTCTGGGAGGAGTACGAAGCCCGGGAGACGCCCACCGCGCAGTTCGTCAAAGACATGGATCTGCTCGACAACTGTCTGCAGGCGCTGAAATACGAACGCGAAAGCCGCTACGACGAGACCGAACCAAACGACGCGTTCACCGAGTACGAGAACCTCGACGAGTTCTTCGCGACGGCCGCGCCGCGGCTCGAAACGTCTGTTGGCAACGCTCTGTTCGAACAGATCAAAACGCGATACGAACAGGAGATCGGGCGCGACTGCAAAATTTGA
- the mfnA gene encoding tyrosine decarboxylase MfnA, with the protein MQIEPQAFDRVLSSMCTEPHPDAREAAERFLATNPGDPGTYPTVTALEDEAIAMLGELTGLEEPAGYIASGGTEANIQAVRIARERAETRTPNVIIPESGHFSFRKAADVLGVDLRIVPTDETYRADLEAVRSCVDEQTALVVGVAGTTEYGRVDPIPELGEIAESVDAMFHVDAAWGGFVLPFTDDEWHFGHAAVDTMTIDPHKMGQAAVPAGGLLARSDDVLDVLAVDTPYLESTSQATLTGTRSGAGVASAVAAMETLWPEGYRNQYVRSQRNAEWLADALEKRGYDVVEPTLPLVAADVPQSTFDALRAKGWRISRTATGELRVVCMPHVTREMLASFIADLDRLEMRASVPVTSDD; encoded by the coding sequence ATGCAAATCGAGCCGCAGGCGTTCGACCGGGTGCTCTCGTCGATGTGTACGGAGCCCCACCCGGATGCACGCGAGGCGGCCGAGCGGTTTCTCGCGACGAATCCCGGCGATCCCGGCACGTACCCGACCGTGACGGCGCTCGAGGACGAAGCCATCGCGATGCTCGGCGAACTCACCGGCCTCGAGGAGCCGGCCGGCTACATCGCAAGCGGCGGGACTGAGGCGAACATTCAGGCCGTTCGGATTGCCCGCGAGCGGGCCGAGACACGGACGCCGAACGTCATCATTCCGGAGTCGGGTCATTTCAGCTTTCGAAAGGCCGCCGACGTCCTCGGCGTCGACCTTCGAATCGTCCCCACGGACGAGACGTATCGGGCCGATCTCGAGGCCGTCCGCTCGTGTGTCGACGAACAGACGGCGCTGGTGGTCGGCGTCGCGGGAACGACCGAGTACGGCCGCGTCGATCCGATCCCGGAACTCGGCGAGATCGCCGAATCGGTCGATGCCATGTTCCACGTCGACGCCGCCTGGGGCGGATTCGTCCTGCCGTTTACCGACGACGAGTGGCACTTCGGCCACGCCGCGGTCGATACGATGACGATCGATCCCCACAAGATGGGGCAGGCGGCCGTCCCCGCCGGCGGGCTGCTCGCTCGCTCGGACGACGTACTCGACGTACTCGCCGTCGACACGCCGTATCTCGAGTCGACGTCGCAGGCGACGCTGACCGGCACTCGCTCGGGCGCTGGCGTCGCGAGTGCGGTTGCGGCGATGGAGACACTGTGGCCCGAGGGGTACCGCAATCAGTACGTTCGGTCCCAGCGAAACGCCGAGTGGCTCGCCGATGCCCTCGAGAAACGCGGCTACGACGTCGTCGAGCCGACGCTGCCACTCGTGGCGGCCGACGTGCCCCAATCGACGTTCGATGCGTTGCGCGCGAAAGGATGGCGCATCTCTCGAACCGCGACCGGCGAACTCCGGGTCGTCTGTATGCCCCACGTTACCCGTGAGATGCTCGCCTCGTTCATCGCCGATCTGGATCGCCTCGAGATGCGTGCGAGCGTTCCGGTGACGAGCGACGACTGA
- a CDS encoding LabA-like NYN domain-containing protein, translating to MTEIHPGQRVAVLVDAQNLYHTAQSIYSRNIDYSALLDKAVQDRQLTRAIAYVIRAEAPDEESFFEALVDIGFEPKIKDIKTFADGTKKADWDVGMSLDAVTLANHVDTIVLCTGDGDFSRLCSHLRHEGVRVEVMAFESSTADELIEATDSFLDLGDRHETFLL from the coding sequence GTGACGGAAATTCATCCCGGTCAGCGCGTCGCCGTCCTCGTCGACGCTCAGAACCTCTATCACACCGCACAGAGCATCTACAGCCGCAATATCGACTACTCTGCGCTTCTCGACAAGGCCGTGCAGGATCGCCAGCTCACCCGCGCGATCGCGTACGTGATCCGTGCGGAAGCGCCCGACGAGGAGAGTTTCTTCGAGGCGCTCGTCGATATCGGCTTCGAGCCCAAGATCAAAGACATCAAGACGTTCGCCGACGGCACCAAGAAGGCGGATTGGGACGTCGGAATGAGTCTCGATGCAGTCACACTCGCCAATCACGTCGATACGATCGTCCTCTGTACCGGCGACGGCGACTTCTCGCGACTTTGTTCACACCTGCGCCACGAAGGCGTCCGCGTCGAAGTGATGGCGTTCGAGTCCTCGACCGCTGACGAACTCATCGAAGCGACCGACTCGTTTCTCGACCTCGGCGACCGCCACGAAACGTTCCTGCTCTGA
- a CDS encoding PUA domain-containing protein translates to MSESVDENGQTGLSNLRMIADYQFGAGAGEALFPPTESLTIKRTTSGRPQQVHAESGRLVSFGIDGRFTLGLEGGRRLHDALEHPAYRVVVDDESEPFVRDEKNVFAKFVLEVGDEIRPGDEVLVVHERGELIAVGTAQLGADAIEDFDTGMAVTVREGAPAE, encoded by the coding sequence ATGAGCGAGTCAGTCGACGAGAACGGGCAGACGGGCCTTTCGAATCTGCGAATGATCGCGGACTACCAGTTCGGTGCCGGCGCCGGAGAAGCGCTGTTCCCGCCAACCGAATCGTTGACGATCAAACGCACCACGTCGGGACGCCCCCAGCAGGTCCATGCCGAAAGCGGTCGGCTCGTATCCTTTGGCATCGACGGCCGCTTTACCCTCGGCCTCGAGGGCGGTCGCCGACTCCACGACGCTCTCGAGCATCCGGCCTACCGCGTCGTCGTCGACGACGAGAGCGAGCCGTTCGTCCGCGACGAAAAGAACGTCTTCGCGAAGTTCGTCCTCGAGGTCGGCGACGAGATTCGACCCGGCGACGAGGTGCTTGTGGTTCACGAGCGCGGCGAGCTGATCGCGGTCGGCACGGCACAACTCGGGGCCGACGCGATCGAGGATTTCGACACCGGAATGGCGGTGACGGTCCGCGAAGGCGCGCCCGCGGAGTAG
- a CDS encoding potassium channel family protein, with protein MSLDNTPLLSGRPILRRTLAPIGVFVATVIVGVIGLSMLGNVGFVEATFWLVDLTSIDLHFEDHTGPERAAKAYAVLVTVGLVLTGVWIGETVVTEAFGGRIRTELSRVTMHRRIENTDDHVIVCGYGMFGRTIANRLAEADRTVVVIEIDENHAERVREDGHLLVRGDARREQVLQAAGVERATKLVAAIDDSNVNIQITIVSGTATSSPDILVRVGEEMYESVAREAGADDVIIPEVVSGERVTRLLEQPAN; from the coding sequence GTGTCCCTCGATAACACACCACTGCTTTCGGGCCGGCCGATCTTGCGTCGAACGCTGGCCCCGATCGGCGTCTTCGTCGCGACCGTTATCGTGGGCGTCATCGGACTCTCGATGCTCGGGAACGTCGGCTTCGTGGAGGCGACGTTCTGGCTGGTGGATCTGACGAGTATCGATCTCCACTTCGAGGACCACACGGGCCCCGAACGGGCGGCCAAGGCCTACGCCGTTCTCGTGACGGTCGGACTCGTTCTGACGGGGGTGTGGATCGGCGAGACGGTCGTTACCGAGGCGTTCGGGGGACGGATTCGAACGGAACTTTCACGAGTAACAATGCACCGACGAATCGAAAACACCGACGATCACGTCATTGTTTGTGGCTACGGGATGTTTGGGCGGACGATCGCTAACCGGCTCGCCGAGGCGGACCGGACGGTGGTCGTCATCGAAATCGACGAGAACCACGCAGAGCGCGTCCGAGAGGATGGGCACCTGCTGGTGAGAGGCGACGCCAGACGCGAGCAGGTGTTGCAAGCGGCGGGCGTCGAACGGGCGACGAAGCTTGTCGCTGCGATCGACGACTCGAACGTCAACATCCAGATTACGATCGTCAGCGGGACGGCCACGTCGTCTCCCGATATCCTCGTTCGCGTCGGTGAGGAGATGTACGAGTCGGTTGCGAGAGAAGCCGGTGCCGACGACGTCATTATCCCCGAAGTCGTCAGCGGTGAGCGCGTCACCCGTCTGCTAGAACAACCGGCGAACTGA
- the metG gene encoding methionine--tRNA ligase — translation MSNDEFPTDRPAVVTCGLPYANGDLHIGHLRGYIGADAFSRTLETLGQTSAYVCGSDMHGTPVAVNAEKEGVDPAEFALKWHHQYEETFPQFNVEFDNYGHTHDETNVETTQEIVRTLDEEGYIYEKEIQVAYDPEADQYLPDRYVEGTCPYCGEKARGDECDEGCQRHLEPGEVENPTSTITGNPAEYRERTHKFFEVSEFADYLTEFLDDLEGTSNARNQPRQWIEDGLQDWCITRDMDWGINYPDGDGDEESDLVLYVWVDAPIEYISSTKQYTERVGADEYDWADVWRADGDIVHFIGRDIIQHHAIFWPAMLEGAGYNAPRGIAATGFITINGKGLSTSRNRAIWAKEYLEEGFHPDLLRYYLMTTGGLQQDVDFSWEAFQEKVNGELVGTVGNFWYRSLLFAYRNYEGTPEADVSEEVRERIEGAIGEVRESVNDYSLRGVGQAATGLAQFGNEYIQRNEPWKLTDDDPEQAAQVIRDCVQIAKAVGVLLEPIAPEKAQQLWEQLGEDGEIADAHLEAALEAPPRTFEEPGELFAKIEDERVEELTEKLEARVEVASDDSDEDETESDDTDGDEAESMADTDDLEPLLEDRIGFEDFQDLDIRVGRIEEAEGIEGADDLARLEVDIGFETRQVVAGIKQLHDLEELPGEKCILLANMEPAELFGVESNGMILAAGDQADLLTTHGDAVVGEKVQ, via the coding sequence ATGAGCAACGACGAGTTTCCGACGGATCGACCCGCGGTCGTGACGTGTGGGTTGCCCTACGCCAACGGCGACCTGCACATCGGTCATCTGCGAGGCTATATCGGTGCAGACGCGTTCTCCCGAACGCTCGAGACACTGGGACAGACATCCGCCTACGTCTGTGGCTCGGACATGCACGGGACGCCGGTCGCCGTCAACGCCGAGAAAGAAGGCGTCGATCCAGCCGAGTTCGCACTCAAGTGGCACCACCAGTACGAGGAGACGTTCCCGCAGTTCAACGTCGAGTTCGACAACTACGGCCACACCCACGACGAGACCAACGTCGAGACGACCCAGGAGATCGTCCGCACGCTGGACGAGGAAGGCTATATCTACGAGAAGGAGATTCAGGTCGCCTACGATCCCGAGGCCGACCAGTACCTTCCCGACCGCTACGTCGAGGGAACCTGTCCGTACTGCGGCGAGAAGGCTCGCGGCGACGAGTGTGACGAGGGCTGTCAGCGCCACCTCGAGCCGGGCGAGGTCGAGAATCCGACGAGTACGATCACGGGCAACCCCGCGGAGTATCGCGAGCGTACCCACAAGTTCTTCGAGGTCTCGGAGTTCGCAGACTACCTCACCGAGTTCCTAGACGATCTCGAGGGGACCTCGAACGCGCGCAACCAGCCCCGCCAGTGGATCGAAGACGGCCTGCAGGACTGGTGTATCACGCGGGATATGGACTGGGGAATTAATTATCCTGACGGTGACGGCGACGAGGAGAGCGACCTCGTACTCTACGTCTGGGTCGACGCCCCGATCGAGTACATCTCCTCGACCAAACAGTACACCGAGCGCGTGGGGGCAGACGAATATGACTGGGCAGACGTCTGGCGGGCAGACGGGGATATCGTCCACTTCATCGGCCGGGACATCATCCAGCACCACGCGATCTTCTGGCCGGCGATGCTCGAGGGCGCAGGCTACAACGCGCCACGCGGGATCGCCGCAACCGGCTTCATCACGATCAACGGCAAGGGGCTCTCGACCAGCCGCAACCGGGCGATCTGGGCCAAAGAGTACCTCGAGGAAGGCTTCCACCCCGATCTCCTCCGGTACTACCTGATGACGACGGGCGGCCTCCAGCAGGACGTCGACTTCTCGTGGGAGGCGTTCCAGGAGAAGGTCAACGGCGAACTCGTCGGCACCGTCGGCAACTTCTGGTACCGCTCGCTGTTGTTTGCCTACCGCAACTACGAGGGAACGCCCGAGGCAGACGTCTCCGAGGAGGTCCGTGAACGTATCGAGGGGGCTATCGGCGAGGTTCGCGAGAGCGTCAACGACTACTCGCTTCGCGGCGTCGGGCAGGCCGCGACGGGACTCGCACAGTTCGGCAACGAGTACATCCAGCGCAACGAGCCCTGGAAGCTCACCGACGACGACCCCGAGCAGGCCGCACAGGTCATCCGCGACTGCGTCCAGATCGCCAAGGCCGTCGGCGTCCTCCTCGAGCCAATCGCTCCCGAGAAGGCCCAACAGCTGTGGGAACAGCTGGGAGAGGACGGCGAAATCGCCGATGCTCACCTTGAGGCCGCCCTCGAGGCCCCACCCCGAACCTTCGAGGAACCCGGCGAACTCTTCGCGAAGATCGAAGACGAGCGCGTCGAAGAACTCACGGAAAAACTCGAGGCCCGCGTCGAAGTCGCATCGGACGACAGTGACGAAGACGAAACCGAAAGCGACGACACCGATGGGGACGAAGCCGAGAGTATGGCAGACACAGACGACCTCGAGCCGTTGCTCGAGGACCGGATCGGGTTCGAGGACTTTCAGGACCTCGACATCCGCGTCGGCCGCATCGAGGAGGCCGAAGGAATCGAAGGCGCAGACGACCTCGCACGCCTCGAGGTCGACATCGGCTTCGAGACGCGACAGGTCGTCGCGGGGATCAAGCAACTGCACGACCTCGAGGAACTGCCCGGCGAGAAGTGTATTTTGCTTGCGAACATGGAGCCGGCGGAGCTGTTCGGTGTCGAATCGAACGGCATGATTCTCGCTGCGGGCGATCAGGCTGACCTGTTGACGACCCACGGGGACGCCGTCGTCGGCGAGAAGGTGCAGTAA